The genomic region CATACAGACAAGGCTATATATAATTagaatttcaaacaaaaactatatatatatatatgttagaaAATTCCAGAGCTTGATGGGCATATTTCTGACAAGCTTGAACAATAATGCTATCGAACGACAAGATACTTGGCCCTCGAACATCCAGTTAGTGTACAAAACTTTAAGGTCCAGCATCTAGCTAATTACACAATGGAACACGACAACATGAAATTTCCGCGCATATTTTTTAGGCATAATTTCAGTTTTGATTTCGAGACAAATGAGAAATAcaagtctctctctctctctgcaaAGCTTTTGATTCAAACTCTATCAATATAATACACTATAATTCTTCGAACCAACGTACTATCTGCAATATTTTATGTTTGTCCATTACAAACAGGCCAAAACTGTTTTTGCCATTGCTTAGCTTAAACTTTCGTCACGATGAGTCATCAGATTTCTCGTTGAAAAATATGGCTAACTTGGTTGTCATAAGTATTGCAATAGAGATTTTGCGAGAAAGTAACACTTGACTCAGCAAGCATGATCATCCCTGGCCCTTTCATTCATAccctttatatatattgtgttttaaTCGAATAGTACGGATTTCTCCATATTCAATGCTAAAAATCCATtgaattattgattaattaaatatcgAATTACAAGTTTTCAACGAGGACACGTACTTGGTTTCATGATAGAGGTTGAATATTTGTCCTGGAGTGTCCGAATATGCCACCCTGATTGGGAAGTTCTGTTTGGGTTCTCGGAAAAAAACGTACAGAATGTGTTTACCAATTGACTTTACAGTAAAATGGTAATGAACAAGTTTCGCTGTTTACTTCTTGCTTGTAATTAGATGATATATAATGAATCTCTACAGCTGAAAATTTATTCATGAAATCAAGAATGCCGATCGAGAATCAACCCTTTGGCTAAAATTTTAGTCAAGGGTAATGATGGCAGCTTAAGTTTCAAGCCATCACTGTCAAATTGTCAAACAGCGGAGGCTGGAAAGCAACGAAATGAAACTGACAAGATGGTGTCTGGGGCATCGATCTTGTGTGCTTCTAAGAGCATCTGCATCTGAAAATGTTTGGAACCATTGGTTTGTTTCAATCCGTATCGTCTTAGATTTAGGATTCTCCGTCCACTTTAGATAAATCAAATGAAGATGATTAGTTGCTTACTCGACCTGGATTATCTCGACTGCATCTTAATTAACTCGAAAGAATATAAAGCAACAGCAAAGTTATTGTGACACTTAAAACGTGAATCAGCATTTTCACAACCGGTCCTCATTGCAATCATGGGAATCGGACCCCCCACTAATTACGTAATTTATTAACCCCTGATTAAATTAATAAGGGGAGGTGTTTCTTGTCGTGGGGAAACCCTAATTTTGTCTGCCAcgaaatgaaataattatcGCCATCTTCAACTGATAATTGTAGGATTCGAGAGAGGCATGAAGAGACCTTAGCAATTACAAGGGTCTTGATTTCTTAGTGCAGTTGAAACAGTAATCCTCCAATAACAAAAACCAGACACATTAAACATGGATGAAACAAGAGAGTCGAGACAAACATAGGGCAAGTGGGTCATTGACAGATTTTAAGAAATCAATTTCCCCCATTAAAGTtgggtttttccttttccatcgTATCGCATTTGTACCCTTGCTGTTATCCTTTCGGCTAATGTGTTTTTTGCTTTCACTGCAGAAGATATAGATTTCGAAAGTACGGCCAACACTGAGCTGCTTGAATTCATCTTGtcagatatatatatatatgcattcCCATTTTTCCAAGCTCAAACTTATACAGACTAATTAAGGGGTTTGTGAAACTTGAATCTTTCTATTACAATATTTCATATCATCCTGATGATACCTGGGCCTGTACACAAATGAATCTGCGTTTGGTTTTCTGCTATTATATATTGAAATCAGtgctttcttttaatttctttgttaCAGAGTGCCCATCTCTCAATGGAAAACTCTTTTATGTTTGAATAAAACTTTGTAAATTACATGGAAAACGTGCATAGTAATATGATCAGTAGGCGGATTTCACTCCTGTTGGGCATTTATCAAAGTAATTAAAGGTCTGCAATATGTATTGAGAATTTTTTGTATAAGCATGCATGGACCCAAGCGCaacactttttttctttccacaGCAGCCACAACTATGATTAAAATGACGTgttcaggtggcaaaatgtAGAAGACAAAGGAATTTTGCTTGCCATTTAGAGGCagattctaaaattttcaagtcTAATTTTCGTTTTCATGAGACTAGGTGGCAAACACCTGGACCCCGGATCACAAGTCACCAACCTTACACGTACTCTAATTATTGTAATGTAGCAGCAACTTGGAGGATCCCACCTTCCGAAAGGGGTATGGActatgaaaaataatgaaaatgaagCACAGAATCATGGAAACTTTGgtgtatgtgtatatatatatatatatatattctttattttcagTGCAGAAAATCATTGTTTCTTTGGATTTCAAAGGGAAGCTTTTGTTCAGTATTCAACTTTGGACGGTCAGATATTCAACCATTTCCTCATTGTGCCTTTCTTTTAATTCCCCCTTGAGCTTCTTTTTCCAATTCTACGCATTTGACCCTAATTTTTGAGACATTCAAATTTATATCTGATTTGGCCTAAACTGCTGGACTTCAGAGAGGTATATAGGAGTTCTGATTAGTTTTGTAGATTTTCACGTCAAAAGTTTTAGTTTTTGGAGTTATTTTACCTTTGTCTGCAGtataaaaatgaattaatcCCAGTTCCCCCATTGTCTTTAATCATGGTTCTTGTTGTTTTTTCTGTAAGTAACGAGACCAAGCCACaaagatcaaaatttttgagcaATCAGAAAGATTCCTAGGCTAGCTTTGCCCTTGCGTAGGTTCTAGCTAGCTACTTAGGCTTGGAAGAGTATAACATCATTGGGTTGTAAATAATGGCTGCACGGAAGCACCATGAAGGACGACATTGACAGAATGCTTTTCATTATCGCAATAGCTTCTCAAACTGAGCTCTCCATTTTATGACGGAGAAGATTATCGTTGACTCATgaagtagaaaattaatatgaacctttttttaatttgatcgAGAATGACCTATTAGATTATTCATATGCAAGAATGAAACAAATATTGATTGTATAGAGTATATGTAAATTGATAAAAGGAATTCGATTATTTAAATCTGGGGTATTAAATTAAGGAGCTTGAACCAAAGCTACCCCTCCCCATTTCCATGTGTTCTGGTGATCAGAGTTGGTATAAGATTCTTGGgtaaattataaaacaaaaactacAGCAACTGGCACACCGAAAGTTTTCAAAATCTGAGATTTCTGATGAGGGGAATCCAGTACTAAAAAGCATCAAGCTTTGGcaacattagcatcaccaaaCCATTCTTGCCGGGTCACCAggacaaagaaaaagacaaattCTAAGTGATGAGAACCTTTTCGTAGACGGAAAATGAACCCCATGTGGCTTCAGTCACTTGAACACTGCTGCTGCACCCCATAAAACCTATACTCCTTATATCGTTATCGTACAAATTGTATACGTGCAGTTCtctaaacattaaatttttatacttgaacaagcaaacaaaaaaaccTGTGTCGTGTGGTGCAAAGGAATTCCACCAATCAAGATTCCGATAGGTTTTTGTAGCTTCTAACTTTCCTCGCCCGAGGCCGTCCTATAAATACCATTTGTTGTTTTCGCCCTTAACTATATCTCAACCTTGTCCTTATTAATTTCTCCCAGCTACATATATAGCTGGTCTCTTTAGCTCTCTAGCATGGATTCCCTATCATTTTCAGGTATCTGCAGGTACCGTGTATCACCCTCAACTAGGTTGGAATTCGATCAATCCAATAATAGAAAAGATGGGTTTTCCTTGGGGAACAAGGCTAGTTTTGATAGGAAACAGGACAGACAAGGCTTAGCAATAACCCGTGTCGCGAGTCCATTGAAGCAGGCGATTGTTCCATCCCTGGAGAAAGAAACCGTGCCTGACCAGAATCACGTTGCATGGACTAGTGTCAGACAAGAACGATGGGAAGGGGAGCTGGTTGTACAAGGAGAAATACCGTTATGGCTGGTACGTGAGAAGACTATAATACTAGTATCTAGTTAATTCTTTCGAACATGCAAACATGAAACTTTTCATCGTGACCCTACAAAGAAAATCACTGTTCCGATAAAAAACATGCTCATCACTTCCTGTTTAATTACTTTCACAGTCCTTCTTTCCCCCCTTTTTCAAGTCTTCAAATCATTCAAAGGCCAAAGAGAAGATCTAATTCATGAAATGAACTTCAGTATTGCTTTAAATGCTTGATCTATACATCAACTGCTTTTGTATTTTCATCATGAGAAAAGGGTTCGATCGCGCTCTTTTGACTGCAACTTAAAAGCACTGCtactttttcctttgttttttgttttcttctctctctttttctttttccaaccTTTAGAAAGGCCTTTTTCTAACCAACACTAATGGTGCACCGTCCACCCAAAGAAACCAAGGGAAACAACGGTCCGAAGCTAATACACACATTATTCTGCTGGTCAGAAGGTGATTCTGAAGTATATTCTTTCACtaattaattcataaatattccttgcatatatatgtatgattAATTTAAAACATTACTCATACTATTTATACTTCATtcatttagaaaaataaaattttgaaattctttaaCAACTCATACGTAATCATAAATTCTTGACGATATGAATATAGTATAACAAAAGTTGTTGGTTGATCCAATATTAAACAAGAATACTTCTTTTCTATGgtgaattagttaatttaattcaaGCTACCCAAATGACATGCAGAAAGGTACGTACCTCAGAAATGGCCCAGGGATATGGCACATAGAAGACTACAACTTCCGTCACCTCTTTGACGGCTACGCCACGCTAGTCAAGCTTCACTTCGAGAACGGCAGGTTAATCGCCGGCCACCGACAAATCGAATCCGAAGCCTATAAGGCTgcaaggaaaaacaaaaagatttgCTTCCGAGAATTCTCGGAAGTTCCTAAACATGAAAACTTCATGGCTTATGTTGGGGACCTCGCAAAGCTCTTCTCCGGCGCTTCTTTAACGGATAACGCCAACACGGGCGTTGTCAAGCTTGGAGATGGACGTGTAGTTTGCTTGACAGAAACCCAAAAAGGGTCATTAGTTATTGACCCGAACAGCTTGGAAACACTTGGGAGGTTTGAATATACTGACAGCCTGGGGGGTTTGATACACTCGGCTCATCCGATAGTGACAGACTCAGAGTTCTTGACCCTGTTACCTGATTTGCTGAACCCTGGATACTTGGTGGTGAGAATGGAGCCAGCGACGAACGAAAGGAAGGTGATCGGAAGGGTCAACTGCAGGGGCGGTCCAGCACCAGGTTGGGTCCATTCGTTTCCAGTGACTGAGCATTATGTTATCGTGCCTGAAATGCCATTGAGGTACAGTGCGCAAAATCTACTCAAAGCTGAACCGACTCCAATGTACAAATTCAAGTGGCATCCTGAATCTAAAGCCTTTCTCCATGTTATGTGTAAAGCTAGTGGAAAAATCGTACGTCCCCcattctttgatttcttttctaTGTATGTCtcttattcattttaaattgcTAATTAAGGGTTtgtggaaaattttgaaggtGACGAGTGTGGAAGTGCCATTATTCGTGAcatttcatttcatcaatGCGTACGAAGAGGAAGATGAAGATGGTAGGGTGACTGCTATTATCGCTGATTGTTGCGAACATAATGCCAACACTGCCATTCTAGATCAGCTTAGGCTTCAAAATCTCCGCTCTTTCAATGGCCAGGACATGCTACCAGATGCAAGGTataggatatatatatatgttattacAACTATCTACTATATAATACAATAACCGTCACAATCTGCTAGTACCAATTTCTTATTCTCACGGAATTTATTACTTCATCGTCATCTTCCTGTTACCTACCAAACCCCATAGGAggtttttattattactattatttttagATGGTTTGTGTGGGGAATTTGATGGCATTTTAATAGACTTTGCTTGATCTTTATTGCTTCATTTTGGTGAGACACTCaaatccaaaaatcaccaTTGCACGTTAAAACTCCGAATCCTGCATGCATGCTTTTCAAGAATATGGGTCATATATATACCACGAGGTCAAAAAAGACGTAGGCCAGGATCAAAACACCCCATCCTTAGGCATAGCAGTAGACTACTAGCCTTTAGTCTGTTTATAGCCTAAGGTTTTCGTGAGCTGAATATAGAGTAAAAGACTTCCTAATTATGACTGGAGGCAAATATAGAGATTGATCCGATGGTGGAAATTCATCAATTAATAATTAACAGGGTCGGAAGATTCACGATTCCATTGGATGGGAGTCCATTCGGGAAGCTGGAGTCAGCGTTGGACCCAGATGAACATGGGAGAGGCATGGACATGTGCAGCATCAACCCTGCCAATTTGGGTAAAAAATACAGATACGCTTATGCTTGTGGAGCCCAACGCCCATGTCACTTCCCCAATACCCTCACCAAGGTAATTAAACCTTATGATGACTACATCAATCTACCTAGCTGGCTACCGCTATGTGCCTATGCACACGACACAAACCCTTTAAAAACATTTGCTCAACTTTATTTATGCCATGGGTATTGCAGCTTgattttgtaaagaaaaaggcaaagaaTTGGCACGATGAGGGGGCTGTGCCATCCGAACCATTCTTTGTGGCTAGCCCAGGGCCGACCGAGGAAGATgatggtgagcaaattacattCTTTCCGATCAAAGTTTGGTTTTCTTCATCTGATCGTGTAATCTTGAACATGGATTCTAGCAAAACGATACATGTGATTAAATATCCTGACCAATTTCTTAACATACTATAATGTTGCAGGTGTTGTAATCTCCATTGTTAGTGAGAAAAATGGAAGTGGCTATGCTTTATTGTTGGACGGATCAACATTCGAAGAACTTGCAAGAGCAAAGCTCCCTTATGGTCTACCATATGGGCTACATGGATGTTGGGTCCCCAAGAAATAAAATCAGTAGAGAACCTTCTTCACAAACCAG from Theobroma cacao cultivar B97-61/B2 chromosome 9, Criollo_cocoa_genome_V2, whole genome shotgun sequence harbors:
- the LOC18587976 gene encoding carotenoid cleavage dioxygenase 8 homolog B, chloroplastic, with the translated sequence MDSLSFSGICRYRVSPSTRLEFDQSNNRKDGFSLGNKASFDRKQDRQGLAITRVASPLKQAIVPSLEKETVPDQNHVAWTSVRQERWEGELVVQGEIPLWLKGTYLRNGPGIWHIEDYNFRHLFDGYATLVKLHFENGRLIAGHRQIESEAYKAARKNKKICFREFSEVPKHENFMAYVGDLAKLFSGASLTDNANTGVVKLGDGRVVCLTETQKGSLVIDPNSLETLGRFEYTDSLGGLIHSAHPIVTDSEFLTLLPDLLNPGYLVVRMEPATNERKVIGRVNCRGGPAPGWVHSFPVTEHYVIVPEMPLRYSAQNLLKAEPTPMYKFKWHPESKAFLHVMCKASGKIVTSVEVPLFVTFHFINAYEEEDEDGRVTAIIADCCEHNANTAILDQLRLQNLRSFNGQDMLPDARVGRFTIPLDGSPFGKLESALDPDEHGRGMDMCSINPANLGKKYRYAYACGAQRPCHFPNTLTKLDFVKKKAKNWHDEGAVPSEPFFVASPGPTEEDDGVVISIVSEKNGSGYALLLDGSTFEELARAKLPYGLPYGLHGCWVPKK